A single genomic interval of Panthera tigris isolate Pti1 chromosome E3, P.tigris_Pti1_mat1.1, whole genome shotgun sequence harbors:
- the TMEM270 gene encoding transmembrane protein 270, which produces MEAVPPVRCSLLGILLLVVKLSVLLVQNRIYLYNFLLLKIVFFNRWLSGLAQEAWGSCGPEAHPPPGLAASPVGRVLRAGLAPMAVPVWLAWAGVLGCVRASGLAWKQLGLSAATCRELLLSCLHSLTPVVLLLLLLTRRLCQRAHGCSVVWLLSKALLDKCAVPELLALLKRLYWWVENAAALTSWHLAYLVAWTTCLASRLLQAAFEHTAQLAQAQEIEPQEGSGPVSESPTP; this is translated from the exons CTGGTCCAGAACCGCATCTACCTCTACAATTTCCTGCTCCTGAAGATTGTCTTCTTCAACCGCTGGCTGTCGGGGCTGGCCCAGGAGGCCTGGGGGTCCTGCGGCCCCGAGGCCCACCCACCCCCCGGGCTTGCAGCCAGCCCCGTGGGCCGGGTGCTACGGGCCGGGCTGGCACCGATGGCAGTCCCCGTGTGGCTGGCGTGGGCCGGCGTGCTGGGCTGTGTGAGGGCCTCGGGCCTGGCCTGGAAGCAGCTAGGCCTGTCCGCGGCCACCTGCAGGGAGCTGCTTCTGTCGTGTCTACACAGCCTGACGCCGGTagtgttgctgctgttgctgctgacCAGGAGGCTGTGCCAGAGGGCCCATGGCTGCAGCGTGGTCTGGTTGCTCAGCAAG GCTCTGCTGGACAAGTGTGCGGTGCCCGAGCTCCTGGCTCTGCTGAAGCGTCTGTACTGGTGGGTGGAGAACGCAGCCGCGCTCACCTCCTGGCACCTGGCCTATCTCGTCGCCTGGACCACTTGCCTTGCCTCCCGCCTGCTGCAGGCTGCCTTTGAGCACACGGCCCAGCTGGCCCAGGCTCAGGAAATTGAGCCCCAGGAGGGCTCAGGGCCCGTGTCCGAGTCCCCCACTCCCTGA